DNA from Kiritimatiellia bacterium:
GGTGTTCACAAAGTGATACTCGAACCAGCGATCCCGTACCGCAATGTGCTGCCGGAGGGCCCAGCCGGAGGGCCTCGTCATGTGAAGACGCACCTGTTCACCGCCCTCGAGAACCTCCGCATGCAGTTCGCCCGCCAGAGTTTCAATGCGCATCTCCGACGGCGCAATGCCCAGCTCGAATGCGAGCCGAGCGAGGCAGCGCGCCCCGTTGCCGCACATCTCCACCTCGCCACCGTCCGGATTGAAAAAGCGCATTCGCAGATGCGCCGTCGCCGACCGCCGGATGAGAATCACCCCTTCCGCACCGACGCCGCGTCGGCGATCACACAGCGCAGCGATCCACGCCCGGTCCGACGCCGGAAACGTTTCCGCGCGGTCATCCACTAGGATGAAGTCGTTCGCCGCACCATGCATCTTGACAAATGGGATGTTCATGCGGTCGGTTTTCCCTCCCGCCAGCGCCGCCAGGGCCGGCAGGGGCACCGAGGGGCGGACCCCTTCACTTCGCGGAGCGGGCAAGCTCGAGCGCACGCGTGGTGGTGTAGTATTTCGCGATCATGTTGGGCACCTCCCACGCCGGCATGCGACCCTCTCGCAGAAACCGGAAGTACTTCTCCGCCACCTGAGCAAAGTGCGCCTCGTGACCGACCTTGTAGGAGTCGGGGATGATCACCTCCCAGCCCGCCGGCACCCGTTTGAGCGAGATCCCCGGGTAACGAGCCTGGAGCTGCGGCATCGCCGCCCCCAGCGCACTCTCCACGTCCGCGGCCGAAACGCCCTCCACCGGCTCAATGTACAGCGCCGGCTTCCAGTTTTGCTCCGCGCCCTGCCGGATGACGAGGTTGACCCGGGTGCCCCGCAGAATCGAATAGTGCGTATCACCTGCACCGGGCGGCGCTTCAAAGTTCCAAATCACGGAAACCTTCGCCACAATGCCTCGCAGCCGGTAGATCATCTCGCCGTTGCTGTACACATACAACTTGCCGTCCCGAACGTCCTTGCGCAGATACTCCGGCCAGGGGTCTTTCCGCGTCACCTTCTGGAACTGTTCCGGCGTCAGCACCGTCGGCCAGCGCCGTGCGGAAAGCACTTCTATATCCTTCCGCCAGTCGAGCGCCACCTCGGGGAAGCACTCCCACTGAATCAGGTCAACCAGGTGCGTGGTCACATCCACCAGCCCCTCACCCTGCTGCGTCACGTCGAAGAACCACGCCGGCCGAACAAGCGGCGCCCCCGCCACAACCTTCGAAAAGTGGTGTACGCTCTCTTTCGTGACCGCGGGCTGCTCCGGCGTCCCCGGCACGATCCGACCGAACACCGACGGAATCAGCGAGAACTCGCGCTGCAGGATCGTCGTGATCTCGTAGCGCTCGGTCATGATGTCGTAGAGCAGCACGCCGCGGCGCTCCGCCGTCTGAAACACGGTCCGCAGCCGCTCGAAACCCGCGGCATCGATCACCAGCGGTTTGTCCGCCAGCACGTTCAACCCCGCCTTCACGCAGCGTTCCAAATACTCGATTTTCCGCCGGTTGTTACCCGAGATGACGACCACATTGCCCTTCCGGTCGCGGATCATGCGCTCGAGGTAGTCCTCGCCGCGATAGACCACGGTCTGCCACGCGGTGGGGTTCTCCGACCGGCGATTGAACGACTCGATTCGCGCCAGATGCGCCTCGATCTCCTCTCCTGGCGGACCATATACGTGGACCACCGGCGACACTCCGGGCAGCATCGTTTTCTGCACCAGCGCGGCGTGGAAGTGTCCCGGATCGAGCGTCAGAAGGCGGAACGTGTCGCGATCCGGCGATCCACCAAGAACGGAGCCGTCGCCGATCAGCCCGCAGCCGGCCAACAGGCTCACCGACGCCGCGCCGACCGTGCCGACGGCCAGCCTCCACAGACCAGGAATCGTGCGCATCGGAATCGTCCTTTCAGTTTGCGCGGCCACACCGCTCGATTCACACCTCGTACGGGCGGCGCATCGGCAGCCGCAACATCCGGTTGGCCTCTTCGTCGTTCACAAAGCGTTCCTCGGTCGGGTCGAAGCGCAGCGTTCTGTTCAGCTTCATCGCGATGTGTGCGAGATTGCAAGCGGCGGTGGAACGATGGCCGATGTCCATCGGACAGATCGGCCGGCGCCGCTGCCGGATCGCCTCGAGCCAGTTCACATAGTGGTTCGAGCTGCGCTCGATCTCAACCGTCGGGGAGGCGAGGGGCTCCAACAGTTTTGGGTCGCTGGCGTCGAGCGCTTTGAGCGGACGGGTGCCGCTCGTCGGGTCGCTCGCGGTCGCTTTCTGCGCGCCGCGGCTGACGAAGATCCAACCCTCCTCGCCAATGAAGCGGATGCCATTGGGGTACTTGTCGCAGATGCGCACCGTCACCCCGTTCGCGTACTTGAGCTCGCAGCGGTACGGCCCGTGCACGGTCCAGAGGCCCTGCGTCGGAAACTCGGCTTCTGCGGTGATCTCGACCGGGCCGGTCCGCTCGGTGTCCATCCCCCAGTGCGCGATGTCCACGTGGTGCACCCCCCAGCCGGTGATCATACCGCAACAGTACTCCTCACAGCGCAGCCAGCCCGGCCGCGAGAATCCGTTCTGGGGATGAACGCGATCTTCGGTGTAGGGCCGTTCCTCGGTCCACCCCATCCACATGTCATAGTTCAGATTGGGTGGCACCGGCATCGGCGCGGGATTTCCGCCGGCAGGGTCCACGGGCAGCCCCACCTCGATCTCGCGGATACGTCCGACCCGGCCGTTGCGGACCAGCAGGACGGCCTGATAGAACTGCCGGTCCGACCGCTGCTGCGTACCGAACTGAACCACGCACTCCGGATGCGCCGCGGCGGCACGCACCATCGCGACACCCTCGTGATAAATGCGCCCGGCCGGCTTTTGCACGTACACGTGCTTGCCCGCCGCCAGCGCGTCCACGGTCGGCTTCGCGTGCCAATGATCCGGCGTACTGATCGTCACCGCGTCCAGCCCCGGCTGCCGCAACATTTCCCGGTAATCCGTGTACACACGGATGGCCGGCACGGGACGCTTGTTCTTGCGGCACCACTCCTCGACGAACGCCCGGCCTAGTTCCGCTCGCTTCGAATCCACGTCGCAGACCGCCACGCACACCGCGCCGGCCTTCAACGCGCCGGGGAGGTCTGCCTCGCGAGCGATCCGACCACACCCGATCGCACCGAACTGGATCCGCTCCACTGCCGCATCCGCACCCCGCGCGCGTCCCGCCAGCAAGAGCGGCCAGCCAGCGACCGCCGCGCTCCATCGGAAAAATTGCCGGCGCCGAATCCGTGTGTCCCCGCGTGTCATCGCATGCTCCTTCTGCTGACCCCGTCGGCCTTCATGTGTATCCGGCCGCTCCGGCCCGCGCAAGCACAAACCCGCTCTTTGTTCGGACCCCTCAGCGGGGGAGCGGCATGCGGTCCGGTGGCAGCTCCATCCAGCGCTGCAGCACACTTCGCCATCGTGCGCGGGAGGCGTCCCACGAGTACTGCGCGCGGACGAGCTCTCGGCCACTTTGTCCGATCCGGGCCGCTAGCTCCGCGTCTTCTCCCAGTCGCAGCACCGCGGCCGCAAAGTCAGTCGCCTCGGCGATCAGCAGGTGGCGGCCGTTCTCCGCGGTCAAGCCCTCGGCCGCCTTGGGCGTCGCAACCACCGGCCGGCCGGCCGCCATCGCCTCCAGAATCTTCAACCGTGTGCCCGAGCCGCTGAAAATTGGCGCCACGCAAACATCCGCCCGAACCAGGTAGGGCGCCACTTCCGGCACCCGCCCCGTAAACACCACCGCGGCCGGCCACCGCCCCGATGGCACCGGTCCCCCCACCACCAGAAGCCGCCATCGACCTGGCGCGGCTGCGTCCAGCGCCGGCAGCACAACGTCCGCCAGAAACCTCAATGCTTCGCGATTGGGCTGATAGTCCAGTTTGCCCATAAACAGTAATACCCGCCCCGCATCCGCCAGCCGCCGCAGCACATGCGCATCCAGAGGTGCCTCGCGTGCCCGCTGGTCCAGATCCAGGTCCGTCCCGTTCGGCACCACGCTGACGCGGTCCTTCGCCACACCGTACCGCGCACACATACCTGCCGCATCGGCGTCCGAGCACACGATGAGGTGGTCCACCGCCCGCACCACCGCCCCCTCCCACGCGCCCACCAGCCGGGTAAAGGGATGGCGCGGCCCGAACCGCTCCGCGATTGCCGCCGCCAGCACGTCGTGCGCATCCAGCACCGTCGGCGGTCGGTGGCCCAATCCCCGCAGCGGCGCCCACGCCCAGACCGAGGTCAGCACCACGACGGCCGGCTGGACCTCTCGAATGGTCCGTCGCACCGTGGCGGCGGCGGGCGGGAGAAAAAAGTTGAACAGCCCCCAGTTGACGCCGAGCTTGCGCCGGCCGAGATCCGGTCGGAACACGCGGCAGCAACGCGTGGGATGCGCCGGCGCGGGCTGCACCAGCACCGCCCGGGACCCCAGGAGGTCCAGCAGTGCCTCGATGCGGCGGCCGCCGCCAAAAGCCACGCGGTTGAGGTTCCAGTACGAGAGCACCAGAGCACCCCCCGGCCGGACCTCAGGATGATCGTCCAACAGCGTCGCCCGCCCGGCTGGCAGCCTCATGGGGTGCGATGCTGCTCACGGGAGCGGTGCAGCGCCCGCTCGAGCCGACGGAGTCGGTACAGCAGCTCGTCCTGGCCGGCCCGGATCCGGTCCAGCATGTCGGCGACCACACCGATCAAGAACACCAGTAGCGCCGCGCCCCCAAGCGCAGCGGCAACAAACCCCGCCCACTTGTGCGGAGAAAATCCCCCGCTGTACAGTCGCCAGCCCACCAAAAAGACCAGCAGCGCGCACGCCACACCGGCGGGCCACGCCGCCAGCCAACCAAAAAACCGTAACGGCCGGTAGTCCCGATACGTTCGCAAAATGATCGAGGCGGTGCGCCAGCCATAGCGCCAGAGGTTGGACGCCACCCGCGAGGCGCCAAACTCGCGGACCCCCCGCACCCGAACCGGGACCTCCACCATCCGCAACCCCGCGAACGCGAGCGCCAGGAAGGTTTCATGCGTGTAGGTGAAGTCTCCCGTCAGCACGAGCCGAAGAAACGCGTTCGGCCCGTAGGCGCGGAAGCCGCACGACACATCATGAAACACCCGCCCCGTCAGCCGGCTGATCCATCGCGCCATCATCGCGTTGCCCCACCGCTTCACGCGCGGCATCTCTGGCTCGAGCGCGGGATCCGCAAAGCGCGACGCGGTCGCAAAGTCCGCCTCGCCGCGGAGAATCGGCGCCGCCAGCCGCGGGATGTCCTCCGGGTTGAACTGGCCGTCGGCATCGATCGTCACGATCACGTCCGCCCCCCGCGCGATCGACGCCTCCAAACCGTCGCGGAACGCGGCGCCCACGCCTCGCGGAACATCGTGCCGAATCACGTGCGCGCCCGCCGCCACCGCGATCTCGGCGGTGCGATCTGTGGAACCGTCATCCACGACGACGATCTCGACCGCGTCCACGCCGTCCATCCGGCGCGGGATTCTCGCTATCACCTCCCCAATGGTGCGCTCCTCGTTGAGGGCGGGAATCTGAACCACCAGTTTCATCGCGGTCGCCGCGTCCCCCAGCCTACCGTCCGAGCTTCCGATCCACTTCGCGCTCGATCTCCCGCGCGCGGTAGGCGTCGTCGCACCGCAAGCGCGACGCCGGCTGAAGCTCCGCAAACGGATGCGACTCGACCGTTCCGTCCGCCGCGGCAACGGTAAACCCGGTGCGGTCGGACCGCCGCTCGAACCGGCCGCGGAGAATACGGCCGTTGCGCATCGCCACGATGGTCTCCTCGCCGTCCGCAATCCGCGGAAAACGCTCGTCCATCCGACGCACAACCTCTTGCCGTGCCGCCGTCTCCATCTCCGGCGTCGGCGCCGCGAGCATGGACACCGTCCGCTCGGCCGAGGCGGCCGCCGCCGTGGAGGTGGCTGCCGAATCGCCGGGCGGCGGTTCGATCTCCGGCGCGCGTGGCCGGGAACGCCACCAGTCGCGAAGGACGGCTGCCCACACCAGCCAGCCGAGGCCCGCGACCAGCGTCACTTTCGTCAGCAGCGACACCAGTTCCCGCACCACCTCGGTCCGCCGCGCGACATCCGCCATGGAGCGATTCGTCCGCGTGTTCCAACCGCACAGCGCGCACACAATGTCGGTGTCGCCCATGTTCGCGCCGCACTTCGGGCACGTCCGGCCTCGTCCGGAGGCGATGCGGTCCCTCGCGAGCCGCAGCCGGGGCTCCCCCGTTCCCTGCTCAGCGGTTGCCGGTTCGGGTGCCTTCGCGGACGAAGCGGCGACCGGCGGCACCCCGGCTGGAGCTGAGGCGGGGAGCGCGTCCGCCGACGGCGATTCTTCAATACGGACCGCACTGTTGCAGGCTGGGCAGTACATCGTCTGCCCCCGCAGCGACGCGGCCGCCGCGAACGGTGTACGGCAGCGCCGGCATACGATCTGGATCATCTCGCCCATGCCGCTCGCAGCTCCCGGCGCATTGTAGCGGCAAGAGCCCGGCGAACAATTCCGCCGACGGATCAGCCGAACTCCACCGCGGCCGCAATGCGAGCAGGCACCTCTGCCGCAGGCACACGGGTCTGCGCCATCGTGTCGCGATCACGGATCGTCACCGTGTCGTCGTCGAGGGTTTGAAAATCCACCGTGATGCCGAACGGCGTGCCGATCTCGTCCTGGCGGCGGTAACGGCGTCCGATCGCGCCTTGCTCGTCATAGAACACGAGCCATCGCCGCCGGAGTTCTTCAAACAGACGGCGCGCCCGCTCGACGAGAGGCGGCTTGTTTTTCAGCAGCGGGAACACCGCCGCTTTGAACGGTGCCATGCAAGGTGCGAACCGCATCACGATGCGCGGCTCGTAGCCCTCCGGGGGCCTGCCGTCCGGGACGGCGGGCAACACGCCGCCCTGCACCCCCGCGGTCGGCACCCACTCCTCGCGATACGCCTCGCACAGCAGCGCCAGCGCGATGCGATCCACGCCGGCCGACGGCTCGACCACGTGGGGCAGGTAGCGCTCGTTGGTCTCCGCATCGAAATATTCGAACGACTTCCCGCTGAACTGCTGGTGACGTCGCAGGTCATAGTCACCGCGCGCCGCGATGCCCTCCAGTTCCTGGGTGCCGAACGGGAACTCGTAGGTGATGTCCACGCAGGCGCTCGCGTAGTGCGCCAGCTCGTCGCGCGCATACACGTAGCGGTGCAGCCGCCCCTCCGGCAGCCCGATGGATGCGTACCAACGGATTCGCTCGTTCACCCAGTATTCATGCCATTGCGCATCCGTGCCCGGCTTGACGAAATACTCCAGCTCCATCTGCTCGAACTCGCGCGACCGGAACGTGAAGTTGCGCGGGTTGATCTCGTTCCGGAACGCTTTACCGATTTGCGCGATTCCGAACGGCACCTTGACGCGCGTGGTGTTCAGAATCGTCGGAAAATTCACAAAGATGCCCTGCGCGGTCTCGGGGCGCAGATACGCGACCGCGGACTCGTCCTCCACCGGTCCCACGAACGTCCGGAACATCAGATTGAACGACCTGGGCTCGGTGAGCTCCATGGAGCCGCAGGCGGAACACCGCACACCCGCCGGCAGATGCAACCTCCCAGCCGCGTCCTTCTCGAGTTTCCGGCCCTGTTCTTCGCAGAGCTGATCGGCCCGGAAGCGCCGGCGGCACGCGCGGCAGTCCACCATCGGATCCGTGAATCCCTCGAGATGGCCCGACGCCTCCCACACCCGCGGATGCATGATGATCGCCGCATCAAGCCCCACCACGTCATCGCGACGGTGCACCATCGCCCGCCACCAAGCCTCGCGGATGTTCCGTTTCAGCTCACAGCCCAGCGGCCCGTAGTCCCAAAAGCCGTTCAGCCCACCGTACGGTTCAGAGGTCTGATAAATGAACCCCCGTCGCTTGCACAGCGACGCGAGCGCGTCCATCGTCACGTTCTGTTGCTCGCTCATGGCCACCTCGGAGGTTGCACGGGCTACATGAAACGCCGGATGGTGCGCGCGGCGCCGGCACCGGTCAAGCCGCCACGGGTGACGGCCGGCGTGGGCTACCGCACTTCTCCCCGCTCGAGCCGGCGGACGTAGTCCGACACGCCCTCCTCGATGTCCGCAAACGGGGCATCGTAGCCCGAATCGCGCAGCCGGCGGATGTCCGCCTCGGTGTGATATTGGTATGTGTCCCGTAGCTCGGGCGGCATGTCCACATACTCGATCGCCGGCTCGCGACCCATCGCCGCGAACACCGCGCGCGCCAGGTCGTTCCAGGTGCGCGCCCGGCCGGTACCGCAATTGAAGAGCCCCCCCAGCTCCGCGTGCTCCACGAGAAACAGCGTGACCTCGACCGCGTCGCGCACCCACACAAAATCGCGCCGCTGCTCGCCGTCGGCGTAGTCCGGCCGGTGGCTGCGAAACAGCCGTAGCACGCCCCGCTCGCGAATCTGCCCCCAGGCCTTGTGCACCACCGACCGCATCTCCCCCTTGTGCGCTTCTCGCGGACCGTACACGTTGAAATACTTGATGCCGGCGACCCGGTCGAACAGCCCCTGCCGCAGAACCCACAGGTCGAACAGATGCTTCGAGAACCCGTACATGTTCAGCGGCCGCAATTCCGCGAGGCGCTCCAGCTCATCCGAGTACCCCGCGCTGCCGTCGCCATAGGTCGCCGCACTGGACGCATAGACGAACCGCGCGCCTTTCTCGACGCACCACTCACACAGCTCCCGAGAATACCGCATGTTGTTGTCGAGCAAATAGTCCGCGTTCGTCTCGGTGGTGGAACTGCAGGCGCCCAAATGGATCACTGCATCCACCGTCTTCACCGCATCATGCCGGATTGCATAGCGGAAATCATCGATCGGCATCACGTCCGCAAACTCGAGCCCGACGAGATTCCGCCACTTCTCCCCACGACCCAGATCGTCGACGACTA
Protein-coding regions in this window:
- a CDS encoding Gfo/Idh/MocA family oxidoreductase; protein product: MTRGDTRIRRRQFFRWSAAVAGWPLLLAGRARGADAAVERIQFGAIGCGRIAREADLPGALKAGAVCVAVCDVDSKRAELGRAFVEEWCRKNKRPVPAIRVYTDYREMLRQPGLDAVTISTPDHWHAKPTVDALAAGKHVYVQKPAGRIYHEGVAMVRAAAAHPECVVQFGTQQRSDRQFYQAVLLVRNGRVGRIREIEVGLPVDPAGGNPAPMPVPPNLNYDMWMGWTEERPYTEDRVHPQNGFSRPGWLRCEEYCCGMITGWGVHHVDIAHWGMDTERTGPVEITAEAEFPTQGLWTVHGPYRCELKYANGVTVRICDKYPNGIRFIGEEGWIFVSRGAQKATASDPTSGTRPLKALDASDPKLLEPLASPTVEIERSSNHYVNWLEAIRQRRRPICPMDIGHRSTAACNLAHIAMKLNRTLRFDPTEERFVNDEEANRMLRLPMRRPYEV
- the rfaD gene encoding ADP-glyceromanno-heptose 6-epimerase; translated protein: MMRVIVTGGAGFIGANTIEALNQRGVTDILVVDDLGRGEKWRNLVGLEFADVMPIDDFRYAIRHDAVKTVDAVIHLGACSSTTETNADYLLDNNMRYSRELCEWCVEKGARFVYASSAATYGDGSAGYSDELERLAELRPLNMYGFSKHLFDLWVLRQGLFDRVAGIKYFNVYGPREAHKGEMRSVVHKAWGQIRERGVLRLFRSHRPDYADGEQRRDFVWVRDAVEVTLFLVEHAELGGLFNCGTGRARTWNDLARAVFAAMGREPAIEYVDMPPELRDTYQYHTEADIRRLRDSGYDAPFADIEEGVSDYVRRLERGEVR
- a CDS encoding oxidoreductase produces the protein MRTIPGLWRLAVGTVGAASVSLLAGCGLIGDGSVLGGSPDRDTFRLLTLDPGHFHAALVQKTMLPGVSPVVHVYGPPGEEIEAHLARIESFNRRSENPTAWQTVVYRGEDYLERMIRDRKGNVVVISGNNRRKIEYLERCVKAGLNVLADKPLVIDAAGFERLRTVFQTAERRGVLLYDIMTERYEITTILQREFSLIPSVFGRIVPGTPEQPAVTKESVHHFSKVVAGAPLVRPAWFFDVTQQGEGLVDVTTHLVDLIQWECFPEVALDWRKDIEVLSARRWPTVLTPEQFQKVTRKDPWPEYLRKDVRDGKLYVYSNGEMIYRLRGIVAKVSVIWNFEAPPGAGDTHYSILRGTRVNLVIRQGAEQNWKPALYIEPVEGVSAADVESALGAAMPQLQARYPGISLKRVPAGWEVIIPDSYKVGHEAHFAQVAEKYFRFLREGRMPAWEVPNMIAKYYTTTRALELARSAK
- a CDS encoding glycine--tRNA ligase, coding for MSEQQNVTMDALASLCKRRGFIYQTSEPYGGLNGFWDYGPLGCELKRNIREAWWRAMVHRRDDVVGLDAAIIMHPRVWEASGHLEGFTDPMVDCRACRRRFRADQLCEEQGRKLEKDAAGRLHLPAGVRCSACGSMELTEPRSFNLMFRTFVGPVEDESAVAYLRPETAQGIFVNFPTILNTTRVKVPFGIAQIGKAFRNEINPRNFTFRSREFEQMELEYFVKPGTDAQWHEYWVNERIRWYASIGLPEGRLHRYVYARDELAHYASACVDITYEFPFGTQELEGIAARGDYDLRRHQQFSGKSFEYFDAETNERYLPHVVEPSAGVDRIALALLCEAYREEWVPTAGVQGGVLPAVPDGRPPEGYEPRIVMRFAPCMAPFKAAVFPLLKNKPPLVERARRLFEELRRRWLVFYDEQGAIGRRYRRQDEIGTPFGITVDFQTLDDDTVTIRDRDTMAQTRVPAAEVPARIAAAVEFG
- a CDS encoding glycosyltransferase family 2 protein, which gives rise to MKLVVQIPALNEERTIGEVIARIPRRMDGVDAVEIVVVDDGSTDRTAEIAVAAGAHVIRHDVPRGVGAAFRDGLEASIARGADVIVTIDADGQFNPEDIPRLAAPILRGEADFATASRFADPALEPEMPRVKRWGNAMMARWISRLTGRVFHDVSCGFRAYGPNAFLRLVLTGDFTYTHETFLALAFAGLRMVEVPVRVRGVREFGASRVASNLWRYGWRTASIILRTYRDYRPLRFFGWLAAWPAGVACALLVFLVGWRLYSGGFSPHKWAGFVAAALGGAALLVFLIGVVADMLDRIRAGQDELLYRLRRLERALHRSREQHRTP
- a CDS encoding glycosyltransferase family 4 protein — translated: MRLPAGRATLLDDHPEVRPGGALVLSYWNLNRVAFGGGRRIEALLDLLGSRAVLVQPAPAHPTRCCRVFRPDLGRRKLGVNWGLFNFFLPPAAATVRRTIREVQPAVVVLTSVWAWAPLRGLGHRPPTVLDAHDVLAAAIAERFGPRHPFTRLVGAWEGAVVRAVDHLIVCSDADAAGMCARYGVAKDRVSVVPNGTDLDLDQRAREAPLDAHVLRRLADAGRVLLFMGKLDYQPNREALRFLADVVLPALDAAAPGRWRLLVVGGPVPSGRWPAAVVFTGRVPEVAPYLVRADVCVAPIFSGSGTRLKILEAMAAGRPVVATPKAAEGLTAENGRHLLIAEATDFAAAVLRLGEDAELAARIGQSGRELVRAQYSWDASRARWRSVLQRWMELPPDRMPLPR
- the dapF gene encoding diaminopimelate epimerase — its product is MNIPFVKMHGAANDFILVDDRAETFPASDRAWIAALCDRRRGVGAEGVILIRRSATAHLRMRFFNPDGGEVEMCGNGARCLARLAFELGIAPSEMRIETLAGELHAEVLEGGEQVRLHMTRPSGWALRQHIAVRDRWFEYHFVNTGVPHVVIEVEDLDRADVAALGRAIRYHERFQPAGTNVNFVAPTGPTSLRLRTYERGVEAETLACGTGIVAAALCLARTGRVTLPATVVPASGDSLTVDATWCADGSAENVTLTGPAVRVFEGVVRYAGGAQPPLSR